In Pristiophorus japonicus isolate sPriJap1 chromosome 2, sPriJap1.hap1, whole genome shotgun sequence, one genomic interval encodes:
- the LOC139234476 gene encoding interleukin-8-like, with translation MNGKVTLIVLALFVLSVLSTQAASIGRTGINLRCRCIKTSSKFIHPKLMENIEIIPSGPHCGNVEIIATLKNTNRVCLDPIAPWVKKVIDRVIKSSQKIG, from the exons ATGAACGGCAAAGTTACTCTCATTGTCCTCGCTCTCTTTGTTCTGTCTGTGTTGTCCACACAAG CTGCATCGATTGGAAGAACAGGAATTAACCTGCGCTGTCGGTGTATCAAAACATCCTCGAAGTTCATCCATCCAAAGTTGATGGAGAACATTGAAATTATTCCTAGTGGTCCCCACTGTGGGAATGTGGAGATCAT TGCCACCCTTAAAAACACGAATCGAGTCTGTCTGGATCCTATTGCACCCTGGGTGAAGAAAGTCATTGACAGGGTGATCAAAAG TTCCCAGAAGATTGGTTAA